In the Bicyclus anynana chromosome 6, ilBicAnyn1.1, whole genome shotgun sequence genome, one interval contains:
- the LOC112050313 gene encoding uncharacterized protein LOC112050313 encodes MNYQTVFLFVLVGVLVIRDANCLQKRCIKCRSRGVQGTCGDPFPFNVTEPEAEVGIHVVACPSGWCGKMIEGTTGAFRTDDYGAATQRMCLQRSPSDDEERCAYTMWNHKKVYMCFCNGDLCNSAYKISVPPIIMLGSIIVVVYNYFQFRL; translated from the exons ATGAATTATCAaacggtttttttatttgtattagttgGAGTGTTAGTGATTAGGGATGCAAATT GCCTACAGAAAAGGTGTATAAAATGTAGATCAAGAGGTGTGCAAGGCACCTGTGGTGATCCATTTCCATTCAATGTGACTGAGCCAGAAGCAGAAGTGGGTATTCACGTTGTGGCGTGCCCATCTGGTTGGTGCGGCAAGATGATTGAAGGAACAACAGGTGCCTTCAGGACTGATG ACTATGGGGCAGCAACACAAAGAATGTGCCTTCAACGATCACCGAGCGATGATGAAGAGCGTTGCGCCTACACAATGTggaatcataaaaaagtttacatGTGCTTCTGTAATGGAGATCTATGTAACTCTGCATACAAAATATCAGTGCCACCAATAATCATGTTAGGTTCCATAATAGTTGTAGTATACAATTACTTCCAATTTAGATTATGA
- the LOC128198036 gene encoding uncharacterized protein LOC128198036: protein MKCSVIGINIKYNIAYLVIFLSSMENKVISVTHNARLIQKNEDFKYICKRMLSENSHLIIVCPELEKESLVKWYKDNEILNSSFRNNMGSGEEEPHLTIDAYNSLYILHATKREEGTYTCIVDGHNMQKSVVIIVSKSRFLNEDFIRFSIYLSFVLSLTLSCYCAGICLAWHRRASFADPLNLYNHSTKLNLNR, encoded by the exons ATGAAATGCAGTGTTATtggaataaacataaaatataatatcgcatacttagttatatttttaagtagtaTGGAAAATAAGGTAATTTCGGTAACACATAATGCCcgtttgatacaaaaaaatgaAGATTTCAAATATATATGTAAACGTATGTTATCAGAAAATAGCCACCTAATCATCGTATGTCCTGAACTAGAAAAAGAGTCCCTTGTTAAGTGGTACAAAgacaatgaaattttaaattcctCATTTCG aaataatatgGGTTCTGGCGAAGAAGAACCCCACCTCACAATTGACGCTTACAATTCATTATACATCTTACATGCCACGAAGCGTGAAGAAGGGACATATACTTGTATTGTGGATGGGCATAATATGCAGAAGTCTGTTGTCATAATAGTGTCCAAATCAAGGTTTTTAAATGAAG ATTTTATTCGCTTTTCTATTTATCTAAGTTTTGTTTTGTCTTTAACACTGTCGTGTTATTGCGCTGGAATATGTCTGGCTTGGCACAGGAGAGCATCATTTGCAGAtccattaaatttatataaccatagtacaaaattaaatttaaatcgaTAA
- the LOC112050299 gene encoding protein lin-9 homolog isoform X1 — protein MADKWESASSDDKVSIKCKIKDEPMDTDFPEDDVPPAFGPAALGLHRVGTKLPPKPTPSEPVQKLNARGMPARIRKKNRFIFVDDFINTSPPRQSPKRTNKILTLKTPNKQSSAKKQKSPTKTPKNNEKTEDKSENQSPDRKSGQRIGMRLRNLLKLPKAHKWVCFEYFYSNIDKALFDGENDFMICLKESFPQLTNKKLTQVQWAKIRRMMGKPRRCSQAFFAEERKELERKRKLIRYIQQRKTADLCVKDLPNEIPMQLIVGSKVTARLRKPQDGLFTGSIDAVDTSNNTYRITFERPKLGTHSVPDYEVLSNEPPDTICLSSIVQKFRPRYLMQEIYNLHQPCLSNKNSSQGDPMIGCSDISKHLDSNVGSFPFPLLELIVKLTKILQAKKSKINRIKEYNCEAEKRKSFGQKMPEDFEKKYAAVVIDLERMNMDLQEYINKIQLYCQQIAPGPSLAAMLAPSHLREKCRDEAALLVEKNNNESVTDANIIDLITDLTALMLQVRSLSDSDQNAYELGVLQGTMEQIKMKLEPPYQRLFQSNVELHMQRIQMGLGQFPSSSYVAGT, from the exons ATGGCGGATAAATGGgaaa GCGCTTCAAGTGACGATAAGGTttcaattaaatgtaaaattaaagatGAACCTATGGACACAGATTTTCCCGAAGATGATGTTCCGCCAGCATTCGGTCCAGCAGCCTTGGGTCTCCATAGAGTGGGCACTAAATTGCCGCCAAAACCTACACCAAGTGAACCTGTACAAAAACTCAATGCAAGGGGAATGCCTGCAAGGATCAGGAAGAAAAACAGATTTATATTTGttgatgattttattaatacatCACCTCCAAGACAATCACCTAAACGAACTAACAAAATATTGACATTGAAGACACCCAATAAGCAGTCCAGTGCTAAAAAACAGAAATCGCCAACCAAAACacctaaaaataatgaaaagacTGAAGACAAAAGCGAAAATCAATCACCAGATCGTAAGAGTGGCCAGCGCATTGGAATGAGGTTGagaaatcttttaaaattaccAAAAGCACACAAGTGGGTGTgctttgaatatttttacagCAATATAGACAAAGCATTGTTTGATGGTGAAAACGATTTCATGATTTGTCTCAAAGAATCATTTCctcaattaacaaataaaaaattaacacaaGTTCAATGGGCTAAAATAAGGAGAATGATGGGTAAACCACGACGGTGCTCTCAGGCATTCTTTGCTGAAGAACGCAAGGAgttagaaagaaaaagaaaattaatcaGATATATACAGCAAAGAAAAACTGCAGACTTATGCGTAAAAGATTTGCCAAATGAAATTCCAATGCAGTTGATCGTGGGAAGTAAGGTCACAGCGAGGCTGCGTAAGCCTCAAGATGGTTTATTTACAGGCAGTATTGATGCTGTCGATACTTCTAATAATACATACAGGATAACATTTGAAAGGCCAAAACTTGGTACACATTCTGTTCCGGATTATGAAGTTTTGTCTAATGAACCACCAGATACAATATGTCTGTCTAGCATTGTGCAGAAATTTAGACCTCGCTATTTAATGCAAGAAATATATAATCTTCACCAACCatgtttatcaaataaaaacagTAGCCAAGGGGACCCTATGATTGGTTGCAGTGATATTTCAAAACATCTGGACTCAAATGTTGGTAGTTTCCCTTTCCCTCTACTAGAGTTAATAGTAAAGCTGACTAAAATACTACAagctaaaaaaagtaaaataaacagaaTAAAAGAATATAATTGTGAAGCTGAGAAAAGGAAATCATTTGGACAAAAAATGCCAGAAGATTTCGAGAAGAAATATgctgcggttgttattgatctGGAAAGAATGAATATGGATTTGCAGGAATACATtaacaaaatacaattatacTGCCAGCAAATAGCACCAGGTCCAAGTTTAGCAGCCATGTTAGCACCTTCACATCTTAGAGAGAAATGTCGAGATGAGGCAGCTttacttgtagaaaaaaataataatgaatcagTTACTGATGCAAATATTATTGATCTTATAACTGATCTCACAGCCTTAATGTTGCAAGTCAGGAGTCTATCAGATTCTGATCAGAATGCCTATGAATTAGGTGTATTGCAAGGTACTATGGAGCAAATCAAAATGAAACTAGAACCTCCATATCAAAGACTATTCCAAAGTAATGTGGAGCTTCACATGCAAAGAATTCAGATGGGCTTGGGTCAATTCCCTTCTAGTAGTTATGTGGCGGGCACATAA
- the LOC112050312 gene encoding nuclear pore complex protein Nup50, with translation MSAKRQAETQLDYDNWDQEEPVEKDEGGGFKMAPKEILEKRVIRTAKRRSQATGDTAQNSIFSGFSGFNKTQKTSFDFLANLTNGSKANIEPATLKSDTAVVSSSSVSNKPASSPTSGVFSLSGSSTPITKSVFGQSDSTVFGGTGATPAFTQSVFSSSKPDSTVNDSPLKVQSSVSSTPCNTFSLKSNANPDKSTPQASSNLFGVSSSNVNNNSSPFSAKPNKSSPIATPTTDASPLESKEIKPAKKVVSDENELMYYNNLKALNKSVCAWINKHVEETPLCILSPIFRDYDKHVTNLRLELDKNKKNKSGPKDNEDKKNSVTSGNNLNSTLFNSSPSKSVFSVTPTTTSSTVAKTSSFTFGINTSSTPSTTSSTAVTTSSFSFGINTSSTTSTSSSMGDKTSNFTFGINTSTTTSANNNLATTVTPSTGFSFGIKPTTATTSPFGAKTTTSENNGGTPFSFGVGKPFSFNSNIQKTEEPANEGDANEDEPPKVEYNPIAEENSVYDKKCKVFVKKDGNYVDKGVGTLYIKKIEETGKHQLLVRANTSLGNVLINMILSSSLPTQRMGKNNVMMVCIPTPDAKPPPVSILLRVKTSEDADELLATLNKFKT, from the exons ATGTCTGCAAAAAGACAAGCAGAGACACAGCTAGATTATGATAACTGGGATCAAGAGGAACCTGTGGAGAAAGATGAAGGTGGTGGTTTTAAAATGGCGCCAAAAGAAATTCTTGAGAAACGTGTAATACGAACCGCTAAAAGGCGGTCGCAAGCCACGGGCGATACG GCACAGAACAGCATTTTTAGCGGTTTTAGTGGAtttaacaaaacacaaaaaacatCCTTTGATTTTCTGGCAAATTTAACAAACGGAAGCAAGGCAAATATTGAGCCCGCAACTCTCAAGAGCGACACAGCAGTTGTCTCATCCAGTTCTGTGAGCAATAAGCCAGCTAGTAGTCCTACTAGTGGAGTCTTTAGTTTGTCGGGATCATCAACACCTATTACAAAATCAGTGTTTGGTCAGTCTGACTCTACTGTATTTGGTGGAACAGGAGCTACTCCTGCTTTTACACAATCTGTGTTTAGCTCTTCAAAACCAGATTCCACAGTAAATGATAGCCCATTGAAAGTTCAGTCTTCAGTTAGTTCTACACCATGTAATACTTTCTCCCTAAAATCAAACGCAAACCCAGATAAATCAACCCCTCAAGCTTCTTCAAACTTATTTGGAGTGTCCTCttcaaatgttaataataacagCTCCCCATTTTCAGCTAAACCTAATAAATCGTCACCTATTGCAACTCCCACAACTGATGCAAGCCCTTTAGAATCAAAAGAAATTAAACCAGCTAAGAAAGTTGTTAGTGATGAAAATGAATTAATGTACTACAACAATTTGAAAGCCTTAAATAAATCTGTGTGTGCATGGATTAATAAACATGTTGAAGAGACACCTTTGTGTATTTTGAGTCCAATATTTAGAGATTATGACAAGCATGTAACAAATCTCAGACTGGAGTtggacaaaaataagaaaaataaatctgGCCCAAAAGACAATGAGGACAAGAAAAATTCTGTAACATCTGGGAACAATTTAAATTCAACATTATTCAATAGTTCTCCTTCCAAATCTGTATTCTCTGTGACTCCAACTACAACAAGCTCAACGGTTGCAAAAACATCGAGCTTCACCTTTGGTATCAATACTTCGTCTACTCCAAGTACTACAAGCTCAACGGCAGTGACAACTTCAAGCTTTAGCTTTGGTATCAATACTTCCTCTACTACAAGTACATCAAGTTCAATGGGTGACAAAACATCGAACTTCACCTTTGGTATTAACACATCCACTACTACATCTGCCAATAATAACTTAGCAACTACTGTAACTCCGAGCACTGGATTTTCCTTTGGAATTAAACCAACAACAGCTACAACTTCTCCGTTTGGTGCTAAAACGACCACAAGTGAGAATAATGGTGGTACTCCATTCTCATTTGGTGTAGGAAAGCCTTTCTCTTTTAattcaaatatacaaaaaactgAGGAGCCAGCTAATGAAGGGGATGCCAATGAAGATGAGCCCCCTAAAGTAGAGTATAATCCAATTGCTGAAGAAAATAGTGTGTATGATAAAAAATGCaaggtatttgtaaaaaaagacGGCAATTATGTTGACAAAGGTGTTGGCACACTTTATATTAAGAAAATAGAAGAGACGGGAAAACACCAGTTGTTAGTTCGAGCGAACACATCTTTGGGCAATGTCTTAATAAACATGATATTAAGTTCATCATTGCCTACACAGCGTATGGGTAAAAACAATGTCATGATGGTCTGTATACCTACTCCCGATGCAAAGCCTCCGCCGGTGTCTATTCTTTTAAGAGTCAAAACATCAGAGGATGCCGATGAACTACTTGCAACtctgaataaatttaaaacataa
- the LOC112050299 gene encoding protein lin-9 homolog isoform X2, producing MDTDFPEDDVPPAFGPAALGLHRVGTKLPPKPTPSEPVQKLNARGMPARIRKKNRFIFVDDFINTSPPRQSPKRTNKILTLKTPNKQSSAKKQKSPTKTPKNNEKTEDKSENQSPDRKSGQRIGMRLRNLLKLPKAHKWVCFEYFYSNIDKALFDGENDFMICLKESFPQLTNKKLTQVQWAKIRRMMGKPRRCSQAFFAEERKELERKRKLIRYIQQRKTADLCVKDLPNEIPMQLIVGSKVTARLRKPQDGLFTGSIDAVDTSNNTYRITFERPKLGTHSVPDYEVLSNEPPDTICLSSIVQKFRPRYLMQEIYNLHQPCLSNKNSSQGDPMIGCSDISKHLDSNVGSFPFPLLELIVKLTKILQAKKSKINRIKEYNCEAEKRKSFGQKMPEDFEKKYAAVVIDLERMNMDLQEYINKIQLYCQQIAPGPSLAAMLAPSHLREKCRDEAALLVEKNNNESVTDANIIDLITDLTALMLQVRSLSDSDQNAYELGVLQGTMEQIKMKLEPPYQRLFQSNVELHMQRIQMGLGQFPSSSYVAGT from the coding sequence ATGGACACAGATTTTCCCGAAGATGATGTTCCGCCAGCATTCGGTCCAGCAGCCTTGGGTCTCCATAGAGTGGGCACTAAATTGCCGCCAAAACCTACACCAAGTGAACCTGTACAAAAACTCAATGCAAGGGGAATGCCTGCAAGGATCAGGAAGAAAAACAGATTTATATTTGttgatgattttattaatacatCACCTCCAAGACAATCACCTAAACGAACTAACAAAATATTGACATTGAAGACACCCAATAAGCAGTCCAGTGCTAAAAAACAGAAATCGCCAACCAAAACacctaaaaataatgaaaagacTGAAGACAAAAGCGAAAATCAATCACCAGATCGTAAGAGTGGCCAGCGCATTGGAATGAGGTTGagaaatcttttaaaattaccAAAAGCACACAAGTGGGTGTgctttgaatatttttacagCAATATAGACAAAGCATTGTTTGATGGTGAAAACGATTTCATGATTTGTCTCAAAGAATCATTTCctcaattaacaaataaaaaattaacacaaGTTCAATGGGCTAAAATAAGGAGAATGATGGGTAAACCACGACGGTGCTCTCAGGCATTCTTTGCTGAAGAACGCAAGGAgttagaaagaaaaagaaaattaatcaGATATATACAGCAAAGAAAAACTGCAGACTTATGCGTAAAAGATTTGCCAAATGAAATTCCAATGCAGTTGATCGTGGGAAGTAAGGTCACAGCGAGGCTGCGTAAGCCTCAAGATGGTTTATTTACAGGCAGTATTGATGCTGTCGATACTTCTAATAATACATACAGGATAACATTTGAAAGGCCAAAACTTGGTACACATTCTGTTCCGGATTATGAAGTTTTGTCTAATGAACCACCAGATACAATATGTCTGTCTAGCATTGTGCAGAAATTTAGACCTCGCTATTTAATGCAAGAAATATATAATCTTCACCAACCatgtttatcaaataaaaacagTAGCCAAGGGGACCCTATGATTGGTTGCAGTGATATTTCAAAACATCTGGACTCAAATGTTGGTAGTTTCCCTTTCCCTCTACTAGAGTTAATAGTAAAGCTGACTAAAATACTACAagctaaaaaaagtaaaataaacagaaTAAAAGAATATAATTGTGAAGCTGAGAAAAGGAAATCATTTGGACAAAAAATGCCAGAAGATTTCGAGAAGAAATATgctgcggttgttattgatctGGAAAGAATGAATATGGATTTGCAGGAATACATtaacaaaatacaattatacTGCCAGCAAATAGCACCAGGTCCAAGTTTAGCAGCCATGTTAGCACCTTCACATCTTAGAGAGAAATGTCGAGATGAGGCAGCTttacttgtagaaaaaaataataatgaatcagTTACTGATGCAAATATTATTGATCTTATAACTGATCTCACAGCCTTAATGTTGCAAGTCAGGAGTCTATCAGATTCTGATCAGAATGCCTATGAATTAGGTGTATTGCAAGGTACTATGGAGCAAATCAAAATGAAACTAGAACCTCCATATCAAAGACTATTCCAAAGTAATGTGGAGCTTCACATGCAAAGAATTCAGATGGGCTTGGGTCAATTCCCTTCTAGTAGTTATGTGGCGGGCACATAA